The Chryseobacterium indologenes genomic sequence CCTCAATTTCATTCTCTCTAGGAGCCCCTATTTCAATTACAGTGTTGAATCTCCTCCAAATGGCTTTGTCTAGGATTTCCGGATGATTTGTTGCTGCAATTAGAATATTATTTTTAGAAAAGACATCGATATTCTGAAGTAAGCTATTAATCACTCTTTTAAGTTCACCTAATTCGTATTGGTCATCCCTCGCTTTGGCAATGGCATCAAATTCATCAAGAAATAGAATGCAAGGCTTGTTTTCAGCAAATTCAAAAATTTTCCTAATATTTTTCGCAGTATTTCCCAAGAGAGAAGAGACGATTGCATCAAATCTCGCGATAACTAACGGAAGTCCTGTACTTTCAGAGATATATCTGGCCACACTGGTTTTACCAACTCCAGGTTTTCCAAAAAGCAAAAGAGTATTAGAAGTTTCTATTCCGCTCCTTATTAATTCGTTTTGATGATTTACAAGACTGACAAAATCATTAATTTTATTTTCAACAAGTTTTGGCAGTACTATTTTATTTTTTTCCTTAGCTGGAATATCTACATCAACAATACTTAAACGGCTTTCTTGGTCAACTGGGGTTGTAAGAAGTTCGTCCATGGTTAATGTTGTAGCAGGTCCTTTTTCAAGTGTTTTAAGGATGAGTTTTGCCAACTTTTGGTCGCCATCTCCATCAAGTTTATTAGCAAGCATCTTTGAGTAATTTAAGACTTTTTTAGTGTCTTTGCTTAGGCCTCCTTCAATTATCCTTAGTATCTCAGTGTACATAATTTTTTGATTGTAAATTCGATTTTGTGAAACAAATATACCAATAAGTGTAATATAAAACAAGTGTATTGTAAAATAATTTTGTAAAATCGTGATATTATAATTTAAATACGTGATAATTGTTTTGAAATAATTGATGTGATATATCTTAATCTGGGTTTGCATAGAGCTGATATTTAGTCTTTAAATAGTTCAATGTGGAAAATGTAGGACAACAGAAGCCACAAAGTGCATTGTGAAAACACCGCATATAATCATTATATATTTTTATTGTGGCAGTTCACAAATCACAAGCTTGTGGATTGTATTAAAATAATATTGCAATGGAAGCAGGAAATTATTTTGAAGACAATGAAAGCAAGTCTTCAAAGAAATTGACTCCTGAAAGGGTAGTCAGCATACTTGAAAAGCATGGCACAAAAGTCTCTGTTGAAGAAGCTGGAATTATACTTCAATTTATGCGAAAAGTTGCATATGTCGCAGTGAATCAGTATCTTTCAGTTAAGAAAGACTGACGCTTAATATTCACTAAACACTTTTATTATGGGAAAGATTGCAGACTTATACATACGTGTGTCAACAGATGAGCAGGCAGATAAAGGATATTCTTTAAGGGATCAGGAAGATAGGCTGAGAAGATACTGTGAGCTGAAAGAAATCTCAGTGAGAAATGTTTATATCGAAGATTATTCAGCAAAAACTTTCAACCGACCAGAATGGAAGAAATTAATTACCGCCCTGCGTAAACAGAAAAATATTAAAAATGTAACCCTGCTTTTATTTACCAAATGGGATAGGTTCAGTCGTAA encodes the following:
- a CDS encoding ATP-binding protein, translated to MYTEILRIIEGGLSKDTKKVLNYSKMLANKLDGDGDQKLAKLILKTLEKGPATTLTMDELLTTPVDQESRLSIVDVDIPAKEKNKIVLPKLVENKINDFVSLVNHQNELIRSGIETSNTLLLFGKPGVGKTSVARYISESTGLPLVIARFDAIVSSLLGNTAKNIRKIFEFAENKPCILFLDEFDAIAKARDDQYELGELKRVINSLLQNIDVFSKNNILIAATNHPEILDKAIWRRFNTVIEIGAPRENEIEELIKNFVDDFKTDFINDDKRKDRLVKLLEGRTPSDIKSIINNAKAHTIIQNKGMLSYEEILIELYEFNNNGNITIEKLVEFLNENGVPQATIADRMKISLRQVRNFLNKQA